A window of Falco cherrug isolate bFalChe1 chromosome 14, bFalChe1.pri, whole genome shotgun sequence genomic DNA:
ATGGGGAGATGCCAACATGCCCATAGGGATGGTATCCatgtgcaggcagggagggcagcactGTGGACCTCCaagttcacacacacaccccctcagCCTTGTCTGAGGGTGAAGAGATAGTGACAGAGCTGCCCCTGGCACCATGGTTACAGACCGGAGGGGTGTCCCCATGGGCAAGCCCAGTCCCctggtcccagcccagctccttcctccagcatccctcctgcagGGACCAAACCCATTCCAAAAACCATGCTGACCAGacacagggatgccagcaggcCCCAGGTGCCCAGCCTCTACCTGCACCATCATCAGAGTCTTGCTGTCACCGCTGAGTGAGTCCTGCAGCAGGTAGGTCAGCTTGGAGTTGCGGAAGGGCACGTGGCCCTGCCGGGAGCGCAGGGCGTAAATGACGTCACCCAAGGCCGAGAGGGACTTGTTGATGTGCTGTGCCTCACGGAGCCGGCTGCCTTCTGCGCCCGACCGCCCAACCCGCTCCGACCCCGCCAGGTCCACCAGGTTCAGCTTCCCTAGGGGCACACAGCCAAACCCCCCCAGCTGGCATCAGCGCCCAGCCCCGCACACCCCTGGGCAGGCCGTGGCCCAGACACCCCGGTGAGGGGCTTGCTGCATGGCACTCACCTGTGGTACGGAGCCCTGTGCTGCGGTCGAGGCCACGGACGGTGATGATGAGCAGGGCGTGGGAGCGGGAGCTGTGCTCGTTCAGGTTGGTGCACTCCGTTGCCCGATTAACGTGGCCAAACTCAAAGACCTGGGGGagcccagggaggtggggggtgaggCCAGCCTGccccaaacccaccacaaaGCCCCCGCGACCCAGCAATGCTCAGGGATGTAACTCgagcaacagccctgcacaAAGTGCCTGGTCCATTGGGGCGATGACTGCAGTCAGGTCTCAGCCAGGGAGACACGCTGAAGGCAGAGGGTGACAGGCAGGGCACTGTGGTGACAGCCAGCATCCTGCTaatgcccccccacccccccccaccccccccccccgggagctgcctggggcccacgtttttatttttaaccccCTATGGCCCACCCCAGGGGACAGTGACCGTCACATCGCACCCAGAGACCTATTTTGGTCTCTATCGCTCCCCAATGCTTCAGACATTCCTGAATCCGGGGGTCATGCAGCAGaggcacacacaccccccagtTCATCCTCACCACCCTCCTGCTCCCGCTGCCCCCATCTCCCTGCACCTTGTTGATGTCCTCCACGCTCTGCACCCTGAACTCGGTCAGCCCGGGCACGTAGAGCTGCCCACTGCCATCGGGGCACAGCTTGATCTCCAGCTTCTCCTGCGGCTCCTTTCCCAGCAGGTCCCTGGGAAGAGGTGGGAAGAGGAGTACCCATTACCATCCCTGCCCCATGGGGGTGACATGCATGGCACCCCTGCCGCAGCTCAGGGCTGCgtgccagcactgccagtgcAGCCATCTCCTCCTGGGGATGCTGCGTAGTGTATTTGTAGACCCGGGTTCACTGGCTTCCCAGGtgcctgctcccacccagcccagcgCCCATGATCTCATCCCTGTTCTTTATTGCCGTTCCTGGTCCCCGTTATCCACATGGATGCACTCCCAGCCTCCTCCCGGCCCCTCCTGCCcgtggctgggcaggggaggaaaacatgctcccagctcccagttAGTAATTTCTAAATATAATGTCTCGGTGGGGCAGGGGCAGTTGCGGTGGAGAGGAAGATGCCCCAGCCGCTGCATCAGAGCTGAGGGAGCAGGAGtgatggcagggctgggagtcTGCATAAGTAATGGAGCTTGAGGAAGAGTGCTTTGAAATGGTGGTGTgcaccaaaaaaaccttcaaaataaACCCTTGCATCACCAAATCCAGTACCCAGTGGCCTGGGAGCAAGCTGTGTGGGcaaggcagggctggtgggatggggagaacaGTGTGGGGTGATGCCCACTgatgccagcagcccagcagctctgctcacccCAGCAGGAAGCTTCCCCCCCGCCCAATACCTGAGTGCCTCATTGTAAATCTCGGCAGCGCTGACACTGATGGCATAGTCCCAGTCGGCCGCCTTGCCCCGTACCTCGGAGAACAGGAGCTGCAGGGCCCGCTGGTTGATTCCTGGGTTTGCTGCCGTTCCCTGATGGATTGAGGTGAGAAATGGGAGGAGAACACcctcctgcatttttttctgagcaggAGCAAAGCTTTGGGGGGAGAGCTGCATAagcccctgggcagcagcagtgagcatCACTGGCGCACACTGGGGCCGAGCTGGCCCCCAGCCTGGTTAGGGGAGGATGCCAAGACTGGGCACCGTGGGATGGGAAGCTGaggaaaaagagggaaggaaaggcaaaatCACCTCCATTGTGTAGGTTTTCCCTGCCCCCGTCTGCCCATAGGCAAAGATGCAGACATTGTAGCCATCGATGCAGGAGGTGACCAGGGCTTGAACTTCCTGAAACACCTGGGAGGGACCAGATTGTTTCAGAGAAGGTGGCTGCATCCCCCCTCACGCCAACAGTGTGGATGGCAGCACCCACCTCCTCCTGGGATGCTTGTGGGGGGAAGACCTTATCCAGCTCAAAGGACACCTGCTTCCCCTTGTGCAGGAGATGCAGGACAGCATCATCATCAGCATCAAAGGTCACCGCGTTGGCCGCCTCTGGACCCTCGCCATCCTCCTTCATGATGGGGCGGACTCGCCCAAAAACACGGATGTTtccttggggcaggggggtgcagAGATGGTGTCAGCCCCAGcgcatcctgctgctgcccccggTCACCATCAAATGCCGGGTGGGCTGAATGCTGCAGCCCACTGCTGACCAAAGCATTCCACCACCAGCCCAACCATCTTACAGGGGCACGGAGCACCCAAAGCCATGGTGCTGGGGTGCAGTGGGGCGATGCTCCCCTGTCCCTTTTGCCCCCCCTCCCACACTCCCACGACAGGACCCGCTGCCCCTGCCGCACACCTTTCAGCCGCACCAGCTCGTTGTGACACTTCTTGCGGAGCTGCAGCTCCCGACGGTACTTGCGCAGCAGCTCCCGGTTGGTGCTGTGCACCTCCTCGATGGCCTGGCCAATCTTGTGGGGGATGGAGACCAACGGCTCAGtgacccccccagcacctccacccTCCATGGCGGGGAGCCGGGGTGGTGGTCACAGGGGAGCTAACCTCAGCCCTGGCGTTCCGCAGGGTCTCCTGAAGGAGCAGGGGGAAGTCGCGGACCTGACGCTTCAGGCTGTTGTAGTCATGGGTGAGGGTGCGCAGCGCTGGCTGCAGTGTCAGTAGGTTGGTCCGGACGCCTGCAGGCACGAGGCAGGGTGAGATGCAGGTGGCACAACACCCCAGTACCAGCCAGGTGACCCTGTGAGGCCCCTGCACTCTCCTCACCTGCCAGGTTTTCGTGCACTGCCTTCATCTCCACTTGGGCACGGGAAAATGCCTCTTCGATGGCACggttcttctcctcctccattGCCTGCATCTCCTCCAGCATCTGCCCGTGGGCTTGCTCCAGCTCAGCCTCATACATCACGATCTGGGAGAGGCACAAGGGCGGTGTAAACTCCAAGTCAGTGACCACCGGCTGCCGCACTGCACCACACGGTGAGCACCATGCAGGCAGGAACCGTgatgcagccaggcagggcaaTTTCTGATTTACACCTGTTGTGCTCGGACCTGAGCTCGGAGCTGAGCCACCATCTTTTGGGaactctgcagctgctgctccatctCCTTCAGCACTTGCCTCTGCATCCccacctgctcctgcaggtACTGGTTTCGGGACTGGCTCTCACACAgggcttgctttgctttggctgACTCCACCTCCACTGTCTTGATGATGTACTGGGAGGAAAACCACCCGGAGATGGAGTATACTGGGGAAGCAGCACCCAAGGGGCCCAGGACAGAGCTGGTGCTGCCCGAGGGGGGACAATTTACAAAATCACAGTGCTGTGCCGAAGTGCTCAGAGCAGAGGGATGGGTAGCACTTGCAGGACGTGCACTGGGCACTGCTAggcacccagcccagctccccttGCCCAGCCAGAAGAGATAGAAAGCCCCATGATGCTCACCTTTatctgctggggctgggacttGAGGCTGGCGATGGTCTCCTGGCTGTCCCGCAGCCGCCGGCTGAGCCgttcctcctcctcagctctCTCAGCCAGGGAGTCCTTGAGCCGCAGCTCCACCTCGGCCAAGCGGTTCGTCTTCTGCTGCACCTCCAGATCCAGCTCCGCCAGCTTGGCCCGCGTCTCCTCTGCCTCCCGCTGCAGCTGGGACAAACGCTCCTGCAGCTCAGCGTTCTCCTGGCCCCCAAACAGCAAAGTCAAGGAGATGTCACCCATGGGTGCCTGCTACCctgcggccgccgccgccgccaccaccaGCGACTCACCTGGAGATGGGCACAATCCCGGCATGGcgcctgctgctgccgccgcagCTCCCGCAGCTCCCCCTCGCACGCTTTCATGTCCTGCCGCAAGCGCTCGTTCTCAGCCGCCAGCAGGTCACGATGCTTCTCCGCATCCGTGCCgccctgccatggcagggggtggaaGCCTGAGGCACCCCAGGGCCCCCCGGCCTGCTGCACCCCAGCGAGTCCCCAGCCCACCTTACAGggagcccctgcctgccacaccggggaccccccagcctgctgcatcAACAAGCTTCTGCCTGCTGGCCCCTGTCCACAGCAGCAGGGCcgccccaggctgcagcacccGAGGGTGCCCCCCCTGtgagccccctccctcctgacggcccctcagccccagcgtccccccgggcagggctggctcagcccaagcccagcagcagctcaccagCTCTGAGCGCAGCCGGCTGATCTCCTGCGCCTGCTCCAGGAGCTTCGCCTTCAGACTTTCAACCTGTCAACACAGGCAAGGTTAACGAGGCGGCATCTCGGCAGCTTTTGGAGGAGACCCCACGGTGCCACCCAGGCCACCAACATCCAGTCTGGCTCACGCCTTTGTTATGCCTTAATTTTCCACCTTGCTCTGAGCGCCTGATTCACATGAGCTGATTAAAACGAGCACTAATGAAAGCCTTGCTTCGACCTTGTTCGACCATGGGTATAATTTGTCCATGTTGAGCATTAGCAGAgatcattattaaaaaaaaaaaagaaaaaaaaagcattgtatttggagaaggaaaaaacccaaacccatctgtaattttgtttaaag
This region includes:
- the KIFC3 gene encoding kinesin-like protein KIFC3 isoform X4; translation: MIQKVMASMAHLQEEKLQLQEELLRLQEKLTARESDELSRSLQLQGQVESLKAKLLEQAQEISRLRSELGGTDAEKHRDLLAAENERLRQDMKACEGELRELRRQQQAPCRDCAHLQENAELQERLSQLQREAEETRAKLAELDLEVQQKTNRLAEVELRLKDSLAERAEEEERLSRRLRDSQETIASLKSQPQQIKYIIKTVEVESAKAKQALCESQSRNQYLQEQVGMQRQVLKEMEQQLQSSQKMVAQLRAQIVMYEAELEQAHGQMLEEMQAMEEEKNRAIEEAFSRAQVEMKAVHENLAGVRTNLLTLQPALRTLTHDYNSLKRQVRDFPLLLQETLRNARAEIGQAIEEVHSTNRELLRKYRRELQLRKKCHNELVRLKGNIRVFGRVRPIMKEDGEGPEAANAVTFDADDDAVLHLLHKGKQVSFELDKVFPPQASQEEVFQEVQALVTSCIDGYNVCIFAYGQTGAGKTYTMEGTAANPGINQRALQLLFSEVRGKAADWDYAISVSAAEIYNEALRDLLGKEPQEKLEIKLCPDGSGQLYVPGLTEFRVQSVEDINKVFEFGHVNRATECTNLNEHSSRSHALLIITVRGLDRSTGLRTTGKLNLVDLAGSERVGRSGAEGSRLREAQHINKSLSALGDVIYALRSRQGHVPFRNSKLTYLLQDSLSGDSKTLMMVQVSPAEKNTSETLCSLKFAERVRSVELGPVSRKAELASWPSQEQLEGDSPGTAAAPGRGHASPSPGQLSGRAASIRRKLQTSGKLRPVPV
- the KIFC3 gene encoding kinesin-like protein KIFC3 isoform X1 — encoded protein: MAPCVEKHSEAFHPSRPLPASATPAQPLAPRALGRLAAEVCCAQSPAAPPGLCCTMHALCALVGLSVRGWSKASRNRSELQAAESIPAHGEEGEHHGLGEYCCQPVGALQRLARGGRCFQEIGPRLAWTGPQGCHRARDPCAMITSRTPWDLGSEPAAGAAWEATAPAPDGCGQDTLVTGSRVDASPQVPLLSALVNHKILSVRWPNTANPYRLCQPFQVLRESGGRRWEESGRRALVPATEEPPAAPCELAAATPVQAASAMNLEKAVFAPTAGGRLCGGKRASLPAARPFPMIQKVMASMAHLQEEKLQLQEELLRLQEKLTARESDELSRSLQLQGQVESLKAKLLEQAQEISRLRSELGGTDAEKHRDLLAAENERLRQDMKACEGELRELRRQQQAPCRDCAHLQENAELQERLSQLQREAEETRAKLAELDLEVQQKTNRLAEVELRLKDSLAERAEEEERLSRRLRDSQETIASLKSQPQQIKYIIKTVEVESAKAKQALCESQSRNQYLQEQVGMQRQVLKEMEQQLQSSQKMVAQLRAQIVMYEAELEQAHGQMLEEMQAMEEEKNRAIEEAFSRAQVEMKAVHENLAGVRTNLLTLQPALRTLTHDYNSLKRQVRDFPLLLQETLRNARAEIGQAIEEVHSTNRELLRKYRRELQLRKKCHNELVRLKGNIRVFGRVRPIMKEDGEGPEAANAVTFDADDDAVLHLLHKGKQVSFELDKVFPPQASQEEVFQEVQALVTSCIDGYNVCIFAYGQTGAGKTYTMEGTAANPGINQRALQLLFSEVRGKAADWDYAISVSAAEIYNEALRDLLGKEPQEKLEIKLCPDGSGQLYVPGLTEFRVQSVEDINKVFEFGHVNRATECTNLNEHSSRSHALLIITVRGLDRSTGLRTTGKLNLVDLAGSERVGRSGAEGSRLREAQHINKSLSALGDVIYALRSRQGHVPFRNSKLTYLLQDSLSGDSKTLMMVQVSPAEKNTSETLCSLKFAERVRSVELGPVSRKAELASWPSQEQLEGDSPGTAAAPGRGHASPSPGQLSGRAASIRRKLQTSGKLRPVPV
- the KIFC3 gene encoding kinesin-like protein KIFC3 isoform X2, with protein sequence MAPCVEKHSEAFHPSRPLPASATPAQPLAPRALGRLAAEVCCAQSPAAPPGLCCTMHALCALVGLSVRGWSKASRNRSELQAAESIPAHGEEGEHHGLGEYCCQPVGALQRLARGGRCFQEIGPRLAWTGPQGCHRARDPCAMITSRTPWDLGSEPAAGAAWEATAPAPDGCGQDTLVTGSRVDASPQVPLLSALVNHKILSVRWPNTANPYRLCQPFQVLRESGGRRWEESGRRALVPATEEPPAAPCELAAATPVQAASAMNLEKAGGRLCGGKRASLPAARPFPMIQKVMASMAHLQEEKLQLQEELLRLQEKLTARESDELSRSLQLQGQVESLKAKLLEQAQEISRLRSELGGTDAEKHRDLLAAENERLRQDMKACEGELRELRRQQQAPCRDCAHLQENAELQERLSQLQREAEETRAKLAELDLEVQQKTNRLAEVELRLKDSLAERAEEEERLSRRLRDSQETIASLKSQPQQIKYIIKTVEVESAKAKQALCESQSRNQYLQEQVGMQRQVLKEMEQQLQSSQKMVAQLRAQIVMYEAELEQAHGQMLEEMQAMEEEKNRAIEEAFSRAQVEMKAVHENLAGVRTNLLTLQPALRTLTHDYNSLKRQVRDFPLLLQETLRNARAEIGQAIEEVHSTNRELLRKYRRELQLRKKCHNELVRLKGNIRVFGRVRPIMKEDGEGPEAANAVTFDADDDAVLHLLHKGKQVSFELDKVFPPQASQEEVFQEVQALVTSCIDGYNVCIFAYGQTGAGKTYTMEGTAANPGINQRALQLLFSEVRGKAADWDYAISVSAAEIYNEALRDLLGKEPQEKLEIKLCPDGSGQLYVPGLTEFRVQSVEDINKVFEFGHVNRATECTNLNEHSSRSHALLIITVRGLDRSTGLRTTGKLNLVDLAGSERVGRSGAEGSRLREAQHINKSLSALGDVIYALRSRQGHVPFRNSKLTYLLQDSLSGDSKTLMMVQVSPAEKNTSETLCSLKFAERVRSVELGPVSRKAELASWPSQEQLEGDSPGTAAAPGRGHASPSPGQLSGRAASIRRKLQTSGKLRPVPV
- the KIFC3 gene encoding kinesin-like protein KIFC3 isoform X3, whose protein sequence is MITSRTPWDLGSEPAAGAAWEATAPAPDGCGQDTLVTGSRVDASPQVPLLSALVNHKILSVRWPNTANPYRLCQPFQVLRESGGRRWEESGRRALVPATEEPPAAPCELAAATPVQAASAMNLEKAVFAPTAGGRLCGGKRASLPAARPFPMIQKVMASMAHLQEEKLQLQEELLRLQEKLTARESDELSRSLQLQGQVESLKAKLLEQAQEISRLRSELGGTDAEKHRDLLAAENERLRQDMKACEGELRELRRQQQAPCRDCAHLQENAELQERLSQLQREAEETRAKLAELDLEVQQKTNRLAEVELRLKDSLAERAEEEERLSRRLRDSQETIASLKSQPQQIKYIIKTVEVESAKAKQALCESQSRNQYLQEQVGMQRQVLKEMEQQLQSSQKMVAQLRAQIVMYEAELEQAHGQMLEEMQAMEEEKNRAIEEAFSRAQVEMKAVHENLAGVRTNLLTLQPALRTLTHDYNSLKRQVRDFPLLLQETLRNARAEIGQAIEEVHSTNRELLRKYRRELQLRKKCHNELVRLKGNIRVFGRVRPIMKEDGEGPEAANAVTFDADDDAVLHLLHKGKQVSFELDKVFPPQASQEEVFQEVQALVTSCIDGYNVCIFAYGQTGAGKTYTMEGTAANPGINQRALQLLFSEVRGKAADWDYAISVSAAEIYNEALRDLLGKEPQEKLEIKLCPDGSGQLYVPGLTEFRVQSVEDINKVFEFGHVNRATECTNLNEHSSRSHALLIITVRGLDRSTGLRTTGKLNLVDLAGSERVGRSGAEGSRLREAQHINKSLSALGDVIYALRSRQGHVPFRNSKLTYLLQDSLSGDSKTLMMVQVSPAEKNTSETLCSLKFAERVRSVELGPVSRKAELASWPSQEQLEGDSPGTAAAPGRGHASPSPGQLSGRAASIRRKLQTSGKLRPVPV